The following proteins come from a genomic window of Gossypium raimondii isolate GPD5lz chromosome 5, ASM2569854v1, whole genome shotgun sequence:
- the LOC105766249 gene encoding protein WHAT'S THIS FACTOR 1 homolog, chloroplastic, giving the protein MKRRSIITLSSSTIRCQKLDSMFVSVRQISSGGKRSKKKIYHRDHQLDKVMDLQKKPSLILQLKCIIQSQNHQRLLLRDLEKEVGFVAKWNFMSIIEKYPSIFGVGGGCGKELPFVTLTGKAEKIAREEGEARNLMEPILVKNLRKLLMLSIDCRVPLEKVELIGNELGLPHDFKKSLIFKYPEYFSIKVINGRAYLNLENWDSLLAVTAREERFARERMLQSAGGQNKVRITKDGNYLGPFAFKMCYAAGFRPNKSYLEELEKGQKMEFPSPYLNARRFEVADPKTRKRVVAVLHELLSLTMEKRMTSAKLDAFHSEYRLPSKLVLCLIKHHGIFYITNKGASSTVFLKEAYDGTNLVDKCPILMFNDKFVALSGRNETSSGNVMKYT; this is encoded by the coding sequence ATGAAGAGAAGATCCATAATAACGTTATCATCTTCAACAATCCGATGTCAAAAATTAGATTCCATGTTTGTTTCAGTAAGGCAAATATCAAGTGGAGGAAAaagatcaaagaagaaaatatacCACAGAGACCATCAACTAGACAAAGTAATGGATTTGCAGAAGAAACCATCTTTAATTCTTCAGCTAAAGTGCATTATCCaatctcaaaatcatcaacGTCTTCTTCTTCGTGACCTCGAAAAGGAAGTTGGGTTTGTGGCAAAATGGAACTTCATGTCCATCATTGAGAAGTACCCTTCAATATTCGGTGTTGGTGGTGGCTGTGGAAAAGAACTCCCTTTTGTTACACTAACTGGAAAAGCCGAAAAGATTGCAAGAGAAGAGGGTGAAGCAAGGAATTTAATGGAACCCATTTTGGTTAAGAACCTAAGGAAGTTGTTAATGTTGTCTATTGATTGTAGGGTGCCATTGGAGAAGGTTGAATTAATTGGAAATGAACTTGGCTTGCCTCATGACTTCAAAAAGTCATTGATTTTCAAATATCCTGAATATTTTTCCATCAAAGTTATCAATGGTAGAGCTTATCTTAACTTGGAGAACTGGGATTCTTTACTGGCAGTGACTGCTCGTGAGGAGAGATTCGCACGTGAAAGGATGTTGCAATCAGCTGGTGGTCAAAATAAGGTTAGGATCACGAAAGATGGTAACTATCTTGGTCCATTCGCATTTAAAATGTGTTATGCTGCTGGTTTTAGACCGAATAAGAGTTATCTTGAGGAGCTTGAGAAGGGGCAGAAAATGGAATTCCCTTCTCCATACTTGAATGCGAGGAGATTTGAAGTTGCAGatccaaaaacccgaaaaagagTGGTGGCTGTGCTTCATGAACTCCTCAGTTTGACCATGGAGAAGAGGATGACATCTGCAAAACTGGACGCATTTCATTCAGAGTACCGATTACCTTCCAAGTTAGTGCTATGTTTGATAAAGCACCATGGTATATTTTACATTACAAATAAAGGTGCAAGTAGCACTGTATTTCTTAAAGAAGCatatgatggtacaaatttggTAGATAAATGTCCTATCCTGATGTTTAATGATAAGTTTGTTGCACTAAGTGGTAGAAATGAGACCAGTTCAGGTAACGTTATGAAATATACTTAG